The region TATTTCTGAAAATCCTTTTATCTCTTAAGTAGCTATTCTTCATAATCCCTTTTCAGATAATGTAAAAGAATAGTATCTTTATTTAATCTTTTAACATCGTTTAGTTTAAAAGTATGTTTATCATTTACATAATTGAAAATAGACAGATCACCCTCAATAATTACCGGTTCGATGGATAGAAAAATTTCATCGATTAAATTTTTTTCTAAAAACAAGGAATTTATTGTAGAACCCCCAATTAATGCAATTTCTGTGTAACCTTTCTTCTCTAGTTCGTCCAACAATATCTCAGGAGGATTGTCTGTAAAGTAGAGGTATTTGCCATATTTCAACTCAACTTCTTTAT is a window of Petrotoga olearia DSM 13574 DNA encoding:
- a CDS encoding dihydrofolate reductase family protein, whose translation is MRVKLIMVQSINGKIRIKNSSQRSWSSAEDREHFYNITEDIGVVVMGRKTFEEIGSPLKKRINIVLTGNPEKYKEVELKYGKYLYFTDNPPEILLDELEKKGYTEIALIGGSTINSLFLEKNLIDEIFLSIEPVIIEGDLSIFNYVNDKHTFKLNDVKRLNKDTILLHYLKRDYEE